The window aacagtagctatgtgtttgatctctctctctctcgtgttcttgatatggcacgatcttgatgtactgtGAGCTTTGTTatcatagttggatcatatggtgtttctccacctctaccttcttgtgatgaattgagttttacctttgaggtttcactattaccAAGTTGAATACTATagtggatttgagaacacttgatgtatgtcttgtgtagGATACCTGTTGTGAtgatggggtattctattgattcacatgatgtatgttttggcactcaactcgcggatttcCGAGGtaacattggggtaatctatgcataggggttgatgcacgtttttgtccttgtttctccggtaggaatcttggggcactctttgaggttctttatgttggattaaatattatgaatctgaagttgtttgatgcatatcgtataattgacccacggatacttgtggtgacattggagtacctaggtgacattggggttgattgatgtgtgtcatatacgaaactctagggctgtttgtgacacttataggaatagctcactagatggatcggaaagaataactttgaggtgctTTCGTagcctacaagcaatttcatcttatcttctccgcgataggaactttggattgacttttgtcgcatgttgagggattgccatatgatctaattatgttatcattgttgagagaatttgcactagtgaaagtatgaaccctaggcctagtttccaagcattgcaataccgttttcactcacttttaccacttgctaccttattgtttttatattttcatattacaaaaacctatatctgccatccatattacacttgtatcaccatctcttcgccgaactagtgcacctatacaatttgccattatattgggtgtgttaaggacacaagagaatctttgttatttggttgaagggttgtttgagagagaccatcttcatcctacgcctcccacggattgataaaccttaggtcatccacttgaggcctacaaaactctgcgcttggaggcccaacacgagtctacaagaagaaggttgcgtagtagacatcagcctgTTTGAAGTATGGGAATGATCTTTTGGCAATGATCCTTTTCAAATTTTTAGATTtccaaaattcaaaaaacaaagaaaacattatttttcttCAGTTGTGAGTCAAAAATCAAACAAATGCAGAAACACTTTTTGCTTCAAAAAGTTTAACAAAGCGTGTTATTAAAGTTCTTCAAACTATATATTCAAAGGAGTCTTAAATAACCACCAAACAGAACTCCATATTACAATTGTGCACTATGTTTTGTTCATCGACTATTTTTAAATATACAAGCGTGCACCCAATAACATAACAACAGTGCATCATTCAGTAAGGGATATTGTTAACCGAAAAAAACGTCTCGACCACTAAGGCACGACCGTGACACTGTTGCATGTTCCACCATGACTCGACTACCTTCATAAACCAAGAAAGCGCATCTTCTGAAACAACTCGAATATAGAGGCACCATGTGACCAAAAAAACATTTCATTCAACAAAAAAACTGCAGCTTGAAAATAACAAGACCACGCATAGACACGCACACTGAGCGAGGGATGCCATTGCGGTAAAAAGTATATTGCTCGAACCGCTAAAAAAATTGCTCTAACAGACGCCTGTTTCCGTAACTCACCGTCGGATGACGTCCCAACTGCTCTCGTCGGTTACTTTTTCTACATTACAAAGAAACCATCCAATTTCATTTACACCGCATCCATTTGCCTCTTCTTCCTCCACCATTCCTCGTCGGCCGCCAAAAACCCACACCGCCTCCCTGCAGCCATGGACGACGAGAAACTAACAACACACACCGAACACGTCACTGCCCATGGCACAACTGTGCTGgaggtggtgtacaccaacgacccaaAGACTGGAGCGAATCATCAAAATGTACGAGGAATGGCTAAAGGAGGAGAAGAACAAGTTTGTCAGCCTCGACCTCGAGTACACACGTAAGAGTAGTTACAGACGCCGAGGGGTCGCTGTCATGCAACTTGCCATGCGCGAGCATGTCCTCGTGTACCACTATTGCAGGTCCGAGCGCTGCCAAGCGTTGGTTGAGTTCCTGCAACGCAAAGCGATAACTTTCGCTAGCGTCGACACCAGGAGCGACAAGATCATACTTGCCCGTGCATGGATCAGAATTTCAGACGAGCACCACGTCAGCATCCAGAGGCAGTTCTGTATCAAGGGTGGTGGAGAAAGGGACTCCATGGCTGGCCTTGCAGTAGCAATCATCGACTCCTCCTACAAGAACATGAAGAAATCATTCCCAAGCAAAAAGCACAAATTCTGGGAGAATCCGCTTTCAACGCTGCACCTCGAGTACGCAGCAAAAGACGGGTACGTTAGCTACGAGTTGTATTGTAGGACCCTAATCATTAAAGACGGGCTACGTCACCTTCTCCAACCACCATTGAAAGAACGGCTCCGACCATGTAAGAACAAAGACAAGGGATCTTCGAGGGGCTAGAAGCGCAGGCAATCATCGACTCCTCCTACAAGAACATGAAGAAATCATCATTCCAAGCGAAAAGCACAGGTTCTGGGAAAGCCGCTTTCAACGTTGCACCTCAAGTACGCAGCAAAAGACGGGTATGTTGGCTACGAGTTGTACTGTAGGATCCTATTCATTAAAGACGGGATCCTATTCATTAAAGATGGGCTACGTCACCTTCTCCAACCACCATTGAAAGAATGGCTCCGACCATGTAAGAACAAAGACAAGGGATTTTCGAGGGGCTGGAAGCGCAGGAAGGGAAACAGCGGATGGTGAATTGCTAGAAATTGGAAATGTACATTCAACTAGTAGTATCTAGTAGTATGTTAATTTAGATTGAATGAACATATGTTGTAATTATAATTGTTGTTGGTCAAATATGTGTGTATTGTATTACTTATTTGGGTTGAACATACTAGTGTGCTGAAATGCAATTAGTAATTTAACTTATATTTGAGCGAACATATGTTCTAACTAATGATTATAGTAGGTCAATACGTCAAATATTATTGTATTATACTTATGATACTTATTGTACAAAATGGATGATGCTATGTAAAAATATGTGATTGTATCATTGTTAACTTTCTGTAAAATGCTTATTCAAGACTGGCGTGAGCAATTTCAGAAATATTTCTAAGGAACTTTAGTTTATCCATGTCGAGGCACAACCATGGCTCTTGGAAACAGTATGAGCACTTGACAAATTTGAGATTACATTGTAGAAAACACTGAGAGCACTTTCAGAGTCTTAGCgcattaaaaaataaaataaatcatGCAGACACCATTTGACATCAAACACTGTCTAAATAAAGGAGCGGGCCTCAACTACCACATAGAGGCACAACCGTGACTCTTCCGCATCTACCACCGTGACTTTGCTGCATATAAAACCGTAACTCTGTTGAAACTACCACGGTGACTATGCTGCATCCACAATCGCCACTCTGGTGCATCTACCACCGTGCCTCAACTAGGTTCATAGCCCTGCCTCTCTCAGTAAACGTGTCAACTGAAAATAACTGAAACACAAAGGCACAAACGTGGCTCTTGGTACTATAGGACCGTGCATCCACTAAGTTGACGAACCGTGCCTCTTCGACTAAACCTGTTGGCGCACAAACAATAGGACGACACACAAACAGTAGGACGACAGACACACAGACGTGACTCTTCATCTTCATAGTATAGAAGTGTGCCTCCTCTAGCATCACAACAGTGCCTCTCTTAGTAGAGATGTTGACGAGAAAAACATTCGGAAAACAGAGGAAGGAACAAGCagcaatattgttgcttctaatTTATGTATAACCATGCCTCCATTACCTACACGCATGTGCATCTCTGACTGTCCATGTCAGAGGAAACATAGAGAAAACAAAGGCACACCCGGGCCTCTAATTTATGTATAACCGTGTCTATCATAAATTGACATATGttccaaaaaaaatctaaaacaGAGATGCACAGCCCTGCCACTTCTGCATCCACGGTACAACAATGAACAAGTAGGTTCATATAGGTTTTATATATCTAAATAACATTATATTCTACGATGGATTCTTAAATAACATGAGTTCTACTTCACATCCTATAACAAACATCATTGTGAAAGAAGACTGAAGATAACAACAAACCTCCCATCACGCTCCTTGAAGGTTATGAGATCCAAGTTGTTTACTTTAATAGACGATGCCTGAAGAAAATCACTGAACCCTTGCTTCTTGAACACCATTCTACCACCCAAGCCAATGAAGTACGAACAAGGAATGCTCACATATATATCATCATCGTAAGAATCTAAAGTAACTTCAAGAGTTAAAACGTCGGCCCTAGGAAATGACACAAACTTCTTCAAACTCCTGACAACCATGCTAGGAATAACCTGAAGAGAACATCAAGCTATTAGAAATAAAcaaaattaaaaaatataaaaagatgaaatgcaaaatgaaaaaataGAAATTAAGGAAAACAAAGGAAAATAAATCTGACCATATGATGACCATTAACATTCACGGaattaatcatgtgaacaaaagGACAACAGAGTATGTAGTTGTCATCAAAGAATTGTTGCGGCATGAAATACATTTGCTGATAATTGAGATCGACACCACGAGTGTAAAAAAAAGTGCCAACAAGTTCCTTCTCAGAGTCGCTCAAATCCTCATGTGCTACAAAATCAAATTTCACAGGTTCAGGGGAACAGCAAATAATGTGACATGAAACAAGCTAAATACTTCCTTTAAAAAAACCTTACCAACACAGGGTAAAGGGGACATATCTCCACCTGATAGAAATCAACACCAATCAAGGTTTCATAGTGCTCAAGCCTAACGGTCATTGTATCACGATGACGAAGACCATAATCAATACCAATCGTTCCTAAGAAGAACCATGGAATTTGCTGCTCACCCGACCATGGCTAAACAGAACACCATACAATTCACCTTGCACTCCTCAATGTAACGAGCAAGATGAGCTCTAACACTGCATGGAACATACTGCAAATCAGATCAAAACAATCATTATAATAAAAAAAACAAGACCTAGAATAATTTGCATTCAAAAAAGAATCAGCGGCACCAAAAGAAATAAGTATGTGTGCCACCATAATTTTTAACACCAAATATTGAACAAATATAAAGATGTTATTCTTACAACACGCCTCGAACAACGCCAATCCAGCACCACAGTAAACACATCTACAAAAGAATCAAAAGTGAAACAAGGGCTACCCGGCATAAAAAAGGACAAGCCATACCTACAAAGAACACAGTGATTATTAAGAACTAATTGCACAAATCGAGTTGAAAGCTAACATTTGATAGTGCTGGAAGCCCACACCTATAAATCTCCATTGCCCGAAAATACAATGGGAAAATTAAAGGAAAACAAACCATAAACAGGGAACCAACGAAGGCAGCCGATAGGCAACGACGACGGCGCGAATGACGAACCGCCGTGGACGGCAAAGAAGAGCCGCCATAAGCAGGCGATAACAACGCCGGCGGCAACGTGCGGCAACGATAGCGAAAGAGGAAACAAAGCAAAAAAGCCCAGGCGGCAGCGACGGGTCGGCGGCACCAGAGAGAAACAGATCTCAGAAACATATCAAAACTATATTACAAAACACTAAAAGTTCAAGGACTAAAATGAAAAAGAAAcattaaaaaaatgaaaaccgGAAATCACGGGAGCGCCACTCCGCGCGACAAATTGTCGCGCGCGGAGCATCCCGAAAAGGTCTCAGAAGCACCCGCACGTAACACTTGTCGCGCGCAGAGCGCTCCCTGACTAACTTTTGCGGGAAGCGCTCTTCAACTAGTGATTTCGTCTATATATGCTCCAGCGAACAAGCACCACACGTTGCCTAGGCCTCCTATGCGCTCGGCTTGCCAAGGCCTTGCCGCCTCGGCCTTCCCACGCCATGGGGCGTGCACGTATCAAAGCTGCATCATTGTGTTACTCGAGAAAAAAAAGCTGCCTCATTGTGTTACTCGGAAAAAAAAAAGCTGCCTCATGTTAAGTGGTAACAATAGTACAGCGCTAACTACTTTGGTACCAATACCATGGCAACTCAGTAATTGTGGGATGGCAACTTTAGAGTCCAAAAAAGAGCGACAAAACATATCCAAATGAGATCTTGTTGCGAAGCTGACGATACGAAGATATCGATGAAAACAAATCGTGAATCGGCCAAGCGGTTTACTAGTTTGCAAATCATTCTTTTTTTCATAGATCATCTGGGTTGACTTTTATGCATTGCTATGTCGTGTTAACTAACTAGACCGTTGAACGGATCGATCCCATTTCAGATGTACTCCCTCGGtcataatataagacgtttttacAGCTCAATTTGAACTGTAAAAATGTCTTATGTTATGGGACAGAGGTAGTAGTAAACAAAATAATGCACATTCAAGGGAACTATCAAGCAAATGGTTTGTGGGTATTAACGCCGTAGGTGCcaaagaagaatgagaagaatccaaataaaaaaaggaacaTGAGTCAATTCGCATGAATTACCAAGTTTGACTGTTGGCCTCCGAAAGTATTTTATATGGCTTATTATCACATAATCGCATATCTGAGTCTGAACTCAGCTCATCCTTAACTGAACTCCTCCCAACTAGTTCAATCAATCCTAGCATTCGCATGATATTGATTGATTACCTCGGTAAAGTAAAACCATATGTCATGCATGTACTTAGccaagataagttgacacatgtgTTATCTTCACTGCATGTCTTCATccttcttttgtttttttctctttCTCCGCCGATCCTTCTTTGGTTGCTTCCGTTTGGTGTTCCCTTCGCTCTCCAATTCTGTATGCAACAAAAACGTAGTTGCCACAGCACGAAAAAATAAATGGGCACTACCACGATGTACTGGACCAGGATTTTAGTTTGACAAATAAAACATTGTACATGGGCATTACCACGATGTTCTGGGGACATGGGGCCTCCAGAGAGAGGGTCTAGTTCAAGGACGTCCTTGCCATCAACATCCATTGCCGATGCATTGGCCTATGGAAATTATAAAGATGGCTTAAAAAGCAGTAATTTTCACATGCACAAAGAATTGTTCCGTAATCTTCATCGTGTACTTTTAGTGAACTGTGGCTTAATAAGTTCCTTTTCTATAAAGATTATACATTATGTATTTCTAACCAAACAACTGAGCTTCCGATTATTACTTCAGATATTCTTTctttctactccctctgtaaagaaatataagagtgttagatcactactttagtgatctaaacgctcttatatttctttacggagggagtacattcaGATCAGCTATTTTTCTTTTAGGCACTCTCTTGTATGTTGCTTCGTAAAATCATGTATTGGCGCCAAACTAAAACTAAAAGGGATCAACAGAGAGCAAGGGACGAGTAAACAAACTACAACTACGCCAGGTGGCCAAAATCACTGTTTTGACCTTTTTCGGTAACTTTAGCACAAAATGAACCCTGCTGGAAACTTTAGCACGATTTGACCCTTATTAGAACCGCCAAGCATCATGGCGTTTCTTCTACACAGCGCAACGCATGGCGTTTCTGCCCTGAGAAAAAACACCAGGGCTTGTGGCGTTTCCAGTAACACGTGCCCACGGCCACTTTATCTATGTGGGGAAGAAACGCGGGCAAGTTTGACGTGTCTAGGTAGGGCAGAAACGCCACAAGCCATGGCGTTACTAAAAGGGTCAGATTGCGAAATAAAATCTGGAAGAGTTCAGATCGTGCTAAAGTTACCAAAAAAGGTCAAAATAAGTGATTTTGGCCACACTAGGTGATGGTACAACTTTATCAACCTGGCAGTGCCAAATAAAACAGTGAATAAGACAAACTAAGTTTATTTAATTTATATTCTTCAAAGAACTCTTCAGTAAGCTGTATCAAATTAATACATGAAAATAATAGTAATAGAAAAAAATATCACGTGAAATGTTATAAAGCAGATGTACTTCTAAAGAAAGAAAGAGCAGACATACGTACATCAGCTGTTGTTTTACATTTTTTCTTGATTATTGTTTCTTTACCAGCCTTTTCTAAATCAGCCTGTAGCAACATTAATAAAAGAAAGTCAGAACATCACATAtaatgttagagcatctccagccgttgtgCCCCCCAGGAGGCGTTTTTTCGGCCCCGGCGAAATTTTTACAGCCGGGAACGAAGATACttccagcccccccccccccaccccagcACTTCTATCTCTTCTCCCCCCGTGCGCCACCTCATCTTCCTCACTCCACCGCACCGCCACCACCACGCCGGCCTGCTCGCCGCGGCCGTTGCCATGTCGCCCGCCGCGGTCCTCTGCTTCAGCTGCGTCGACCCCGCCGGCCTGCTCGCCGCGCCCGCACGCCCCTGCAGCTTGTCCCGCGCGCGCCTTGCAGCTCGTCCCGCCACGCCGGCCTGCTCGCCGCGCCCCCTGCAGCTCAGGGCAGCGGCCCCGCCTCCGTCGACGCGGACATCAGCAGCGTGCGGAAGCCTGCTCGCCGCAGAAGTGGCAGAGCACCGCGAAGCCGCAGAAGTACAGGAGCAGGCACCTGCCGCGCGCGTCCGTGCCGCTGCGCCCCACCGCCGACGGGAGCGCCTCCACGGCCTCCGACATGGACGAGTCCTCCGACGCCGAGGAGGTCGAGGTCTGCAGCGGCGGCAGGTACTCGGTCGACGGCTACTCGGATCTGAGCTCGTCGAGGGACATGGCGCTGCCGGCACGGCGGCCACAGGCGCGCGCTGCTGCGTACGTCGAGGAGGAGGAGTACTCGGACTCCGCAGGCAGCTCCAAGTTCTCACGCGCGGTGAGCAGAGGGCGGCGGTGAGGAGGCAGAGGCCGGCCGGcgcgcggcgaggaggcggccgCGACCAGCAGGGGGAGTGCCCGCAGGATCCGGCCGGAGACGCGGCGAGCTCGGTGGCGCGGTGGAGGCTGGCGGGGAGGGGGCCGGAGAGGCGGCGAGCTCGGTGGCGTGCTGGAGCGAGGAGCTCTGCTTGCGGAGAGAGAGGGAGGAGCCAGATTCCTTTTGCATGCAGGAAAAGGGGGGGGAGAGGCTGGCTGGTGGGGTTTCACCATGCATAAAGTAGCGCCGGGCGTCCCAAGTGCCCCCCAGGGGGCTGGGTTTTGCCCGGGGTTGCCGGTGCTGTTTTTGCTGAAATCCGGCGCAAAACGAGGTCGTGGGGGCGTGATTGGGAGCATTTTTTACATCCGGCGCTAAAAATAGTGCTTGGGGGGGCGTCTTGGGGGGCCtagtggagatgctcttactccctccgtcccaaaatatagTGTGGATTTTATAAAATCAAACCTTTACaactttgaccaaatttatagaacAACCTATCAACACCTAGAATGCCAAATCAATACGATTTTCTCTGTAAAATTTGTCGAAGTTTATGTGGCTTGACTTCCACGAAAACCAATGTGcattatattatgggacggagggagtacaaagcaGCAATACTTGTACAGAAAGGAGCAGAAATTCATACATCAGTTATTGCTTTTTCGGTATCTTCCTTGGCCGCATATAACTCCTTAACAGCCTGAAGCAACATGAATGAATCTAAATGAGAAAATTAGAACATGGTGAAATGTTACAGAGCAACAATATTTTTATAGTACCTTCTCAAAGTTCTCAAGATCAGCCAACCATAGTTCACTTGGTTGTTTTATTGCTATGGCTTCATACTCAGCTTCCATAGTATGCATTTCTGATACAAGCTCAGAAACGTACTGATCAGTTAACTGGCTAATTTGCAGAGAAGAAAGATACTTAAAACCAACGGCATCTCCCTCTTCTGGGATTGCTTCAAATCCCATTCTCTTTAAGAAATTCCAACATTTGATCTTCATTTTTCTTGCCAGTTAGTATGTATTCACCACTCTGAAAACCGTTGATAAATTTAATTTTGTTTTCTTGTTGCTTTATCTGCATCATAAGTCTCTTGACAATTGCCTCCTGCACAACAATAATTGATTAAGATGGTACTtcccaaataaaataaaacacaGCACAATTGCCTCCTGCACAACAACAATTGCCTCTTCTATATTAAGTAATTTTATTTTCTCAGTGTGAGATCATTAGTCAGCGGTTTGTAAAAGACAATGTCATTACTATGCATTATGCAGATTGGCTTGTACCACCATACTAAATTTCATGTAAATTATATGTTGGAAAATAAAAATGATCAGAACTCATAACATCGTATCTGTAAGCAAAGTAAACTTGCCATTAGCTGTTAACACGACTGGGGCTGACTACTTCAGAGAATGTTTGCTAGTTACAGTTAGACACGTTGCATATGCTGTTAGTAGACTCTAGACTGCATTTTATTTATTATGATGGAAACTGCAGCAGTTTGAATGATTTATCAATGCTGACTTGCTAATAATTCATGCTATACAACAAAGTTGAGACAGTCTCATGGTTAAATTCGCCACTATTGCGCACAACTAATTTATGGAGCCTCAAGATGCTATGTTAAAGTTAAAATTAATTGGTTGTGAAGTTCAAAACTTATCCAGGAAAGTCTCAAGTTACATAAAAATCACAAATAGTTTACGAGCTGTTGTACTGCATTTGACTTACACTAACAGGACCATTGTTTAAACATGAGACGGCAAGGCTGAAGCAGGAACATAGCATGATTCTGCAACTAAGTTTCATATATACCTTCCGTTTTTCATAGTGGGAAAACCTGACCTTGTAGAATTCTTGGGCTACTGAAAGTTGAGAAGGAAATGATTTCAGTTGAACTTCTATAACAAAAAGTAGAGTTCCGTAGAAAAAGTAGAAATGATTATGCAGAGTGCTTACTCTTTAGTGGGGTTGCATAATAAGTAAACTTGCCATCACTGTTATATAAGTGCATATTATTAGTCCAAATGTTTGTCGTCAGCTTGAATAATATCAGAGGGTCATGACCATCAGTCTTCTGCATATTCTCCTCAGTTAAGGTTACTGTAATATCCACATTCTTTGCATCTCCATCAACAGATATTTTCTGTACAATAAACCAGAACACATGAGTAATTACTCATAACTCTACTAAGCATGAGGAGCAGTGTGTTTGTGGCATTTTAGCCCAGTGCGATATGTCACCTCAATTATTATGTCGCCCGGTTTATTTGCATCGACCTTGTCCTTATTGTTCAACATAGATTGAAGGATTTTTTTATAACCTGCAATGGTGTAGCCAATAGGCAGCTCGGTAATTCTAAATGTATTATCAACCTTTTGTATAACACCACTGCTGATAAATAAATCATCTCTCTCAGCCCTGTCAATTGTGCCCTGTTGCATCATGAAGAAAATATGTTAACTACAGTTGTATGAGAACTTCAGAATGTTGCTGAATCATCATTATGCTATTAAAGGCATTTTATTACCTTGAATCCCCTGTACCAAGGAACCAATGGGCTccacattttttccaaaaaaggATCATTTATTAACTGTCTCATAACATTGGCAACATCGAGTGGATTATACATCGGGACAGAGGTCTTCCAACCAGTACCAACGCCCGAACATCCATTGATCAAGATCATAGGTACTATTGGAACATACCTGAGGTAAATAAAATGAGGCATTATGTAGGACTTATATGGTATATTTGTAATGGAGGATAAAAGGTTTCAAGTTAATTACCACTCAGGTTCCACTTCATTTCCATTCTGTTTCAAATAATTAAGATGGACCTCATCTTCTTTTGGGAACACTTTCTCTGTCATATCTGACAAACCCGTGGAAACATACCTACTCTTAGCGGAATGTTTCCTGCCCTGAAATCACAAAAAAATATACCTAGGCATGAGAAATTTACATAAAATTGATTTTATTAGAAATTAGCAGTAGAGATTTCAGACCTTGCTTCTTGTGCCATATTGGCCCTTGGGCTGCAAAAGGTTGATATTATTGGTTCCCACAAAGTCTTGGGCCATGCCTATAATTGTTGGTGGCAGACTTTGATCTCCATTCAAATATGCCGAATCTTGTAACCTATGTTTTTAAGGCGTCCGTAAGGCGTCAAGGCGCCCTCCAGGCTCAGGGCGTCGGCCTTGCCTTAGACAGTTGCGTAAGGCGTCCGCCTTAGGCTGTAAGGCGTCTGAAGCGTCC is drawn from Aegilops tauschii subsp. strangulata cultivar AL8/78 chromosome 1, Aet v6.0, whole genome shotgun sequence and contains these coding sequences:
- the LOC109755816 gene encoding DNA topoisomerase 2 isoform X2, coding for MAQDFVGTNNINLLQPKGQYGTRSKGRKHSAKSRYVSTGLSDMTEKVFPKEDEVHLNYLKQNGNEVEPEWYVPIVPMILINGCSGVGTGWKTSVPMYNPLDVANVMRQLINDPFLEKMWSPLVPWYRGFKGTIDRAERDDLFISSGVIQKVDNTFRITELPIGYTIAGYKKILQSMLNNKDKVDANKPGDIIIEKISVDGDAKNVDITVTLTEENMQKTDGHDPLILFKLTTNIWTNNMHLYNSDGKFTYYATPLKIAQEFYKVRFSHYEKRKEAIVKRLMMQIKQQENKIKFINGFQSGEYILTGKKNEDQMLEFLKENGI
- the LOC141028985 gene encoding uncharacterized protein; the encoded protein is MAQLCWRWCTPTTQRLERIIKMYEEWLKEEKNKFVSLDLEYTRKSSYRRRGVAVMQLAMREHVLVYHYCRSERCQALVEFLQRKAITFASVDTRSDKIILARAWIRISDEHHVSIQRQFCIKGGGERDSMAGLAVAIIDSSYKNMKKSFPSKKHKFWENPLSTLHLEYAAKDGLA
- the LOC109755816 gene encoding DNA topoisomerase 2 isoform X1, giving the protein MAQDFVGTNNINLLQPKGQYGTRSKGRKHSAKSRYVSTGLSDMTEKVFPKEDEVHLNYLKQNGNEVEPEWYVPIVPMILINGCSGVGTGWKTSVPMYNPLDVANVMRQLINDPFLEKMWSPLVPWYRGFKGTIDRAERDDLFISSGVIQKVDNTFRITELPIGYTIAGYKKILQSMLNNKDKVDANKPGDIIIEKISVDGDAKNVDITVTLTEENMQKTDGHDPLILFKLTTNIWTNNMHLYNSDGKFTYYATPLKIAQEFYKVRFSHYEKRKVYMKLSCRIMLCSCFSLAVSCLNNGPVSEAIVKRLMMQIKQQENKIKFINGFQSGEYILTGKKNEDQMLEFLKENGI